In Aestuariibaculum lutulentum, one DNA window encodes the following:
- the uvrC gene encoding excinuclease ABC subunit UvrC produces the protein MDKPALEIQLKTLPDQPGVYQYYDANGTIIYVGKAKNLKKRVSSYFTKTHDNGKTRVLVKKIASIKHIVVETETDALLLENNLIKKYQPRYNVMLKDDKSYPWICIKKERFPRVFSTRRVFKDGSEYFGPYTSMKTVSTLLDLIKGLYSLRTCNYDLSKAKIDAGKYKVCLEYHLGNCKGPCEGYESEDVYQGHIQDIKEILKGNFKDSLNQFRVQMNAYAADMQFEEAQRIKEKIEVLENYQAKSTIVNPKISNVDVFSIVSDEGYGYVNFLQISYGSIIRSHTLEIKKKLDESDLELLELAITEIRQRFNSKSREIYVPFEVDLGDDIKVTVPKLGDKKHILDLSVRNAKYYRMERFKQIKITDPDRHANRIMAQMKADLRLHEEPRHIECFDNSNIQGTNSVAACVVFKNGKPSKKDYRHFNIKTVEGPDDFASMEEVVYRRYKRLLDEEQPLPQLIIIDGGKGQLGSALKSLDALGLRGKIAIIGIAKRLEELFYPGDPVPLYLDKKSESLKVIQQLRNEAHRFGIEHHRNRRSKNALNTELETISGIGEKTIVDLLKHFKSVKRVANAKLDELEAVVGTSRAEKIYNYYHNN, from the coding sequence ATGGACAAACCTGCTTTAGAAATACAACTAAAAACCCTGCCAGATCAGCCGGGGGTTTATCAGTATTACGATGCTAACGGCACCATTATTTATGTAGGTAAAGCTAAGAATTTAAAGAAACGAGTAAGTTCTTATTTCACTAAAACACATGATAATGGTAAAACAAGAGTGCTTGTAAAGAAAATTGCAAGTATAAAACACATTGTGGTTGAAACTGAGACCGATGCACTGTTGTTGGAAAACAACTTGATTAAAAAGTATCAGCCCAGATATAACGTCATGCTTAAAGACGACAAGTCTTATCCGTGGATCTGTATTAAGAAAGAACGGTTCCCCAGAGTGTTTTCTACCCGTCGTGTGTTTAAAGATGGTAGCGAATATTTCGGACCATACACCAGTATGAAAACCGTTTCGACCTTACTTGATTTAATTAAAGGATTATATTCATTACGTACCTGTAATTACGATTTATCGAAAGCTAAAATTGACGCCGGAAAATATAAAGTCTGTTTAGAATACCATTTAGGAAACTGTAAAGGGCCTTGCGAAGGTTACGAGAGTGAAGACGTTTACCAGGGGCATATTCAGGATATTAAGGAAATTTTAAAAGGAAATTTTAAAGATTCACTCAATCAGTTTCGGGTGCAAATGAATGCCTATGCAGCTGATATGCAGTTTGAAGAAGCGCAACGCATCAAAGAAAAGATTGAAGTTTTAGAGAACTATCAAGCGAAGTCAACTATTGTTAATCCGAAGATTAGTAATGTTGATGTCTTTTCCATTGTTAGTGATGAAGGTTATGGTTATGTTAACTTTTTGCAAATTTCTTATGGATCAATCATTCGTTCGCATACACTGGAAATTAAAAAGAAACTGGACGAAAGTGATTTAGAACTGTTAGAGTTAGCCATTACCGAAATCAGACAACGATTCAATTCAAAATCAAGAGAAATTTATGTGCCATTTGAAGTTGATTTAGGTGATGATATTAAAGTAACGGTTCCTAAACTCGGAGATAAAAAGCATATTCTGGATTTATCGGTTCGCAATGCGAAATATTATCGCATGGAACGTTTTAAACAGATTAAAATTACCGATCCAGACAGGCATGCCAATCGTATTATGGCGCAAATGAAGGCCGATTTACGCTTGCATGAAGAACCCAGACATATTGAATGTTTCGATAACTCGAATATTCAAGGAACAAATTCGGTAGCAGCGTGTGTTGTGTTTAAAAACGGAAAACCAAGCAAAAAGGATTACCGCCATTTTAATATAAAAACAGTTGAGGGTCCCGACGATTTTGCATCGATGGAAGAGGTGGTGTATCGTCGTTACAAACGGTTATTGGATGAAGAGCAACCTTTACCGCAACTTATCATTATTGATGGAGGAAAAGGGCAACTCGGTTCGGCTTTGAAAAGTTTGGATGCTTTAGGTTTGCGTGGAAAAATTGCCATTATAGGTATAGCGAAGCGTTTGGAAGAGCTGTTTTATCCGGGAGATCCGGTGCCTTTGTATCTGGATAAAAAGAGTGAATCGTTGAAAGTTATTCAACAATTGCGAAATGAAGCACACAGGTTTGGAATTGAACATCATAGAAACCGTCGCAGTAAAAATGCATTGAACACAGAACTTGAAACTATTTCTGGGATAGGTGAAAAAACAATCGTAGATTTATTAAAGCATTTCAAATCGGTAAAAAGAGTCGCTAATGCCAAACTTGATGAGTTAGAAGCTGTGGTTGGAACTTCAAGAGCCGAAAAAATATATAACTATTACCATAATAATTAG
- the rimK gene encoding 30S ribosomal protein S6--L-glutamate ligase, whose product MNIVILSRNPNLYSTERLIEEGEKRGHKIEIIDPLKCDIIIEKEKPTIFYKDRYLDYVDAVIPRIGASITFYGCAVVRQFEMMGVFTIATSDAIQRSRDKLRSLQRLSKAGIGMPKTVFTNYSRDVEEVIEHVGGVPVIIKLLEGTQGLGVVLAETKNAAESVLEAFNGLEARVIVQEFIGEAKGADIRALIVDGQVVGAMKRQGKEGEFRSNLHRGGTADIIKLNEAELRLAMNASKVLKLPVCGVDMLQSARGPLLLEVNSTPGLEGIEAATGKNIAKNIITYIERNRRL is encoded by the coding sequence ATGAACATAGTTATTCTTTCTAGAAATCCTAATCTATACTCAACAGAAAGACTTATTGAAGAAGGCGAAAAAAGAGGTCATAAAATTGAAATTATTGACCCTTTAAAATGTGACATCATTATTGAAAAAGAGAAACCTACCATATTTTACAAAGATCGTTATTTAGATTATGTCGATGCGGTAATTCCGCGTATTGGGGCATCCATCACATTTTATGGTTGTGCTGTGGTACGTCAATTTGAAATGATGGGGGTATTTACTATTGCCACATCGGACGCCATCCAGCGCTCTCGCGATAAATTACGTAGCTTGCAGCGCCTTAGTAAAGCCGGGATTGGTATGCCTAAAACTGTTTTCACAAACTACTCGCGCGATGTTGAAGAAGTTATCGAGCATGTTGGCGGTGTACCGGTAATTATAAAATTACTAGAAGGCACACAAGGATTAGGAGTGGTTTTAGCTGAAACTAAAAATGCAGCCGAATCGGTTTTAGAAGCCTTTAATGGCTTGGAAGCCCGCGTTATTGTTCAGGAATTTATTGGTGAAGCCAAAGGTGCCGATATTCGTGCTTTAATTGTAGACGGACAAGTTGTAGGCGCTATGAAACGTCAAGGTAAGGAAGGTGAATTTCGTTCCAATTTACACCGTGGCGGAACAGCCGATATTATAAAACTAAACGAAGCCGAATTACGACTGGCTATGAACGCTTCAAAAGTACTTAAACTACCTGTTTGTGGTGTTGATATGCTACAATCGGCTCGTGGTCCTTTACTACTAGAAGTCAATTCAACTCCCGGTCTTGAAGGTATTGAAGCAGCAACCGGAAAAAATATCGCAAAAAACATTATTACCTATATTGAAAGAAATCGTCGCCTGTAA
- a CDS encoding 5-formyltetrahydrofolate cyclo-ligase: MLKSDLRKTYKLLRNNLSVNDIEDLSLEIANKLLKLPIWDYSFYHIFLAISEQKEVDTDFILNILSGKDKHIVVSKSDFKTGEMINYLLTDSTLIKKNSYNIPEPVDGIEIAANKIDVVFIPLLAFDQKGNRVGYGKGFYDRFLSQCKPETIKIGLSFFDAELQIQDVHNNDITLDYCVTPKNIYTF, encoded by the coding sequence ATGCTCAAATCGGATTTACGCAAAACCTATAAACTGCTTCGCAACAATTTATCGGTAAACGATATTGAAGACCTTAGTTTAGAAATTGCCAATAAGCTATTGAAACTTCCTATTTGGGACTATTCGTTTTATCATATCTTCTTAGCTATATCTGAACAAAAAGAAGTAGACACCGATTTTATTTTAAACATCCTATCCGGTAAGGACAAACACATTGTCGTATCGAAAAGTGATTTTAAAACTGGAGAGATGATTAATTATCTTTTAACCGATAGCACATTAATAAAAAAGAACAGCTACAACATACCCGAACCTGTTGACGGTATTGAAATTGCTGCAAATAAAATTGATGTGGTCTTTATTCCGCTTTTAGCTTTTGACCAAAAAGGTAATCGTGTAGGGTACGGCAAAGGATTTTACGATCGCTTTTTAAGCCAATGTAAACCCGAAACTATAAAAATAGGATTATCTTTTTTTGATGCCGAACTTCAAATTCAAGATGTTCACAACAACGACATTACATTAGACTATTGTGTAACACCTAAAAACATTTACACGTTTTAA
- a CDS encoding lipoprotein signal peptidase produces MSLKKSIVLIFIILLVDQVSKIYIKTHFKLQENIEIFSWFQIYFIENDGMAWGTKISDFTSFISERTAKIALTVFRIVAIFGIGYWLYDATKKQGSKILILAIALIFAGALGNILDSVFYGVLFDDSFNQVAQFLPEAGGYDSLLHGKVVDMLYFPLFSVDLPEWFPISGGKRFNFFEPVFNIADVAISTGFIMLIVFNKKAFPKNNK; encoded by the coding sequence ATGTCCTTAAAAAAATCAATAGTCTTAATCTTCATTATTTTGCTTGTCGATCAGGTAAGCAAAATTTATATTAAAACACATTTTAAATTACAGGAGAATATTGAGATTTTTAGTTGGTTTCAAATCTATTTTATTGAGAACGACGGGATGGCATGGGGTACAAAAATTAGTGACTTTACTTCCTTTATATCAGAACGCACTGCAAAAATAGCGTTAACCGTTTTTAGAATAGTTGCCATTTTTGGTATTGGTTATTGGCTATACGATGCAACTAAAAAACAAGGGTCTAAAATTTTAATTTTGGCCATAGCACTAATCTTCGCTGGTGCTTTAGGAAATATTTTAGATTCGGTATTTTATGGAGTTTTGTTTGATGATAGTTTTAATCAGGTAGCACAGTTTTTACCCGAAGCCGGCGGTTACGATTCACTTTTACACGGAAAAGTAGTCGATATGCTTTATTTCCCTCTGTTTTCGGTCGATTTACCTGAATGGTTTCCAATTTCAGGAGGAAAACGTTTTAATTTCTTTGAACCTGTATTCAATATTGCCGATGTGGCCATAAGTACGGGTTTTATCATGCTTATTGTTTTTAATAAAAAAGCTTTCCCTAAAAACAATAAATAA
- the ileS gene encoding isoleucine--tRNA ligase produces MSSKFPEYKGLDLPKVAEEILNYWQENNIFEKSVSTRENNESFVFFEGPPSANGLPGIHHVMARAIKDIFCRYKTQKGFQVKRKAGWDTHGLPVELGVEKELGITKEDIGRTISVEEYNEACRKAVMRYTDIWNDLTEKMGYWVDMEDPYITYKPKYMESVWWLLKQIYSKNLLYKGYTIQPYSPKAGTGLSSHELNQPGTYQDVTDTTIVAQFKTKQESLPEFLQNEGDIHFLAWTTTPWTLPSNTALTVGPKIEYVLVETFNQYTFEPVKVVLAKKLVSYQFAGKFKQVEDQSEVAAYKEGDKKIPYYIVKEFVGSDLVGITYEQLLPYALPNDNPENAFRVISGDFVTTEDGTGIVHTAPTFGADDALVAKQATPEVPPMLVKDENGNLVPLVDLQGKFRPEMGEYAGKYVKNEYYADGEEPEKSVDVEIAIQLKTENKAFKVEKYKHSYPNCWRTDKPILYYPLDSWFIKVTDVKERMFELNETINWKPKATGTGRFGNWLANANDWNLSRSRYWGIPLPIWRTEDGKEEICIGSVEELKAEMAKAVEAGVMTEDIFQNFEVGNNSEENYAQIDLHKNIVDEIVLVSSSGQKMFRESDLIDVWFDSGAMPYAQWHYPFENKELIDNGTSYPADFIAEGVDQTRGWFYTLHAIGTMVFDSVAYKNVVSNGLVLDKNGQKMSKRLGNAVDPFETLGNYGADATRWYMISNANPWDNLKFDLEGVEEVKRKFFGTLYNTYSFFTLYTNLDNFTYAEADIPLEERPEIDRWILSELHTLIKKVDEFYAEYEPTRAARAISDFTQDYVSNWFVRLSRRRFWKGDYEKDKISAYQTLYTCMVTIAKLGAPIAPFFMDRLYLDLNSVTKKEEFDSVHLADFPKYDESFVDKSLERKMESAQTISSLVLSLRAKEKIKVRQPLQKIMIPIDSETQKNEILAVADLIKSEVNVKEIEVLEDASDILVKNIKPNFKVLGPRFGKDMKAVAQLVNNFTADDIKKIEQNGILDVDINGKSITLERGDVEITSQDIEGWLVANEGALTVALDVAITDDLRKEGIARELINRIQNLRKDSGFELTDRIDVILQNDEQVANAVGANMAYIKAETLANELEIIDELENGIDVVFDDVNTKLFIQKH; encoded by the coding sequence ATGAGTTCTAAATTCCCTGAATATAAAGGTCTTGACTTGCCAAAAGTAGCAGAAGAAATTCTTAACTATTGGCAGGAAAACAATATTTTTGAAAAGAGTGTTTCTACAAGAGAAAACAACGAATCGTTTGTGTTTTTTGAAGGACCACCTTCAGCAAATGGTCTTCCTGGAATACACCACGTTATGGCGCGTGCCATTAAAGATATTTTCTGTCGTTACAAAACGCAAAAAGGATTTCAGGTAAAACGTAAGGCAGGTTGGGATACACATGGTCTTCCAGTCGAGCTTGGTGTTGAGAAAGAATTAGGAATTACTAAAGAAGATATTGGTAGGACGATTTCTGTTGAAGAATACAATGAAGCATGTCGTAAAGCGGTTATGCGTTATACTGACATCTGGAATGACTTAACAGAAAAAATGGGGTATTGGGTAGATATGGAAGATCCATACATTACCTACAAACCAAAATATATGGAGTCAGTTTGGTGGTTGCTAAAACAGATTTACAGCAAGAACCTGTTGTATAAAGGGTACACGATTCAGCCGTATTCACCAAAAGCGGGGACAGGATTAAGTTCTCACGAGTTGAATCAGCCGGGAACCTATCAGGATGTTACCGATACAACCATTGTTGCACAGTTTAAAACAAAGCAAGAATCGTTACCGGAGTTTTTACAAAATGAAGGCGATATTCATTTCCTAGCCTGGACGACGACACCTTGGACCTTACCAAGTAACACGGCATTAACCGTTGGGCCAAAAATTGAGTACGTTTTAGTTGAAACTTTCAACCAGTATACTTTCGAGCCGGTTAAAGTAGTGTTAGCTAAAAAATTAGTGAGCTATCAGTTTGCTGGAAAATTCAAGCAAGTTGAGGATCAGTCTGAAGTTGCAGCTTACAAAGAAGGTGATAAAAAAATACCATACTACATCGTAAAAGAGTTTGTTGGTAGTGATTTAGTAGGAATTACTTATGAGCAATTATTACCATATGCGTTACCAAACGACAATCCTGAAAATGCGTTTAGAGTTATTTCTGGGGATTTCGTAACTACCGAAGACGGAACAGGTATCGTACATACAGCACCTACTTTTGGTGCCGATGATGCCTTGGTAGCAAAACAAGCTACACCGGAAGTGCCTCCAATGTTGGTGAAAGACGAAAACGGAAACTTAGTGCCGTTAGTAGATTTACAAGGTAAATTCAGACCAGAAATGGGTGAGTATGCTGGTAAATACGTGAAGAATGAGTACTATGCTGATGGTGAAGAACCAGAAAAATCGGTTGACGTAGAAATCGCTATTCAGTTAAAAACAGAAAATAAAGCCTTTAAGGTTGAAAAATATAAACACAGTTACCCGAACTGTTGGAGAACCGATAAACCAATTCTTTATTACCCATTGGATTCTTGGTTTATTAAAGTTACCGATGTTAAAGAACGTATGTTCGAGCTTAACGAAACCATAAACTGGAAACCAAAAGCTACTGGAACAGGTCGTTTTGGAAACTGGTTGGCCAATGCGAACGATTGGAACTTATCGCGTTCACGCTATTGGGGTATTCCGTTACCGATTTGGAGAACCGAAGATGGTAAAGAGGAAATCTGCATCGGATCTGTAGAAGAGTTAAAAGCCGAGATGGCTAAAGCCGTTGAAGCCGGTGTAATGACTGAAGATATTTTCCAGAACTTTGAAGTTGGAAATAATTCTGAAGAAAACTACGCGCAAATCGATTTACATAAAAATATCGTTGATGAAATTGTTCTAGTTTCTTCATCAGGACAGAAAATGTTCCGCGAAAGCGATCTAATCGACGTATGGTTCGATTCTGGTGCGATGCCTTATGCGCAGTGGCATTATCCATTTGAGAATAAAGAATTAATAGATAACGGAACATCGTATCCAGCCGACTTTATTGCTGAAGGGGTAGACCAAACACGTGGTTGGTTCTATACACTTCATGCGATTGGTACTATGGTTTTCGATTCTGTAGCTTATAAAAACGTTGTGTCGAACGGATTGGTATTAGATAAGAACGGACAAAAAATGTCGAAACGTCTTGGTAATGCTGTCGATCCGTTTGAAACCTTAGGAAATTACGGTGCCGATGCGACGCGTTGGTACATGATTAGTAATGCGAATCCTTGGGATAACTTAAAATTCGATTTAGAAGGTGTAGAGGAAGTAAAACGTAAATTCTTCGGAACATTATATAACACGTATTCGTTCTTCACATTATATACAAATCTGGATAACTTCACATACGCTGAAGCCGATATCCCGTTAGAAGAACGTCCGGAAATAGACCGTTGGATTCTTTCAGAATTACATACTTTAATTAAGAAAGTAGATGAGTTCTACGCAGAATACGAACCAACCAGAGCTGCTCGTGCGATTTCAGATTTCACACAGGATTATGTAAGTAACTGGTTTGTACGTTTAAGCAGAAGACGTTTCTGGAAAGGTGATTACGAAAAAGATAAGATTTCGGCGTATCAAACGTTATATACCTGTATGGTAACCATTGCTAAGTTGGGTGCGCCAATTGCACCTTTCTTTATGGATCGTTTGTATTTAGATTTAAATTCTGTAACCAAGAAGGAAGAATTTGACAGTGTTCACTTAGCTGATTTCCCGAAATACGACGAATCGTTTGTTGATAAGTCATTAGAAAGAAAGATGGAAAGTGCTCAAACTATCTCATCTTTAGTGCTTTCGCTAAGAGCTAAAGAGAAGATAAAAGTGCGTCAACCGCTTCAAAAAATCATGATTCCTATCGACAGCGAAACTCAGAAAAATGAGATTTTAGCAGTGGCAGACCTTATAAAGTCTGAGGTTAACGTTAAAGAGATTGAAGTTTTAGAAGATGCATCAGATATTCTGGTAAAAAATATAAAACCAAACTTTAAAGTGTTAGGTCCAAGATTTGGAAAAGACATGAAAGCTGTGGCTCAGTTAGTTAATAACTTTACTGCCGATGATATCAAAAAAATCGAGCAAAATGGTATTTTAGACGTAGATATCAATGGAAAAAGTATTACTTTAGAGCGTGGAGATGTAGAGATAACATCTCAGGATATTGAAGGATGGTTAGTAGCAAATGAAGGGGCTTTAACAGTTGCACTGGATGTTGCCATAACCGACGACTTAAGAAAAGAAGGTATAGCGAGAGAGCTTATTAATCGTATTCAAAACTTAAGAAAAGATTCAGGCTTCGAGCTTACCGACAGAATAGACGTAATCCTTCAGAATGACGAGCAAGTTGCTAATGCTGTAGGTGCGAATATGGCATATATTAAAGCTGAAACATTAGCGAATGAACTCGAGATAATTGATGAATTAGAAAATGGTATAGATGTTGTGTTTGATGATGTAAATACCAAATTGTTTATACAAAAGCATTAA
- a CDS encoding TraR/DksA family transcriptional regulator yields MSLDLNVRYSDKDLAEFKELIQEKIVKAQHDLELIKSAYMNDHTNGTEDTSPTFKAFDEGSEVMSKESNSALAIRQEKFIRDLKNALIRIENKTYGVCRVTGKLINKERLKLVPHATLSIEAKNMQQ; encoded by the coding sequence ATGAGTTTAGATTTAAATGTTAGATATTCTGACAAGGATTTAGCGGAGTTCAAAGAACTTATTCAAGAGAAAATTGTTAAAGCACAGCACGATTTGGAGCTTATTAAAAGTGCGTATATGAACGACCATACCAATGGTACCGAAGATACGTCGCCTACTTTTAAAGCTTTTGATGAAGGTAGCGAAGTAATGAGTAAAGAGTCGAATTCGGCTTTAGCAATTCGTCAGGAAAAATTTATTCGCGACTTAAAAAATGCGCTTATTAGAATTGAAAACAAAACATACGGGGTATGTCGTGTTACTGGTAAGTTAATTAATAAAGAGCGTTTAAAATTAGTCCCTCATGCGACCTTAAGTATTGAGGCCAAAAATATGCAACAATAA
- the radA gene encoding DNA repair protein RadA, which yields MAKVKTTFFCQSCGSQYAKWQGQCNACKEWNTIVEEVIQTPEKSDWKSPNSSVKKAAVPLRVKDIDLSQEPRLDTTDEEFNRVLGGGLVPGSLTLLGGEPGIGKSTLLLQISLKLPYKTLYVSGEESQKQIKMRAERINPNNNNCYILTETKTQNIFKQIEALEPDVVIVDSIQTLHSDYIESSSGSISQIKECTTELIKFAKETTTPVILIGHITKDGNIAGPKILEHMVDTVLQFEGDRNHIFRILRANKNRFGSTNELGIYEMQGSGLREVTNPSEILISKKDEELSGNAVAATLEGMRPLMIEVQALVSTAVYGTPQRSATGFNAKRLNMLLAVLEKRAGFRLGAKDVFLNITGGITVDDPAIDLAVVASILSSNEDVALEKDFCFAAEVGLSGEIRPVQRVEQRILEAEKLGFSTIFVSKYNKISLKNTAIKIQMISKIEDLVGFIV from the coding sequence ATGGCGAAAGTTAAAACAACGTTTTTTTGTCAGAGTTGTGGCTCACAATATGCTAAGTGGCAGGGGCAATGTAATGCGTGTAAAGAGTGGAATACAATAGTTGAAGAGGTTATTCAAACACCTGAAAAAAGTGACTGGAAATCGCCGAATTCCTCAGTTAAGAAGGCTGCGGTACCTTTACGTGTTAAAGATATCGATTTGTCACAGGAACCTCGATTAGATACAACTGATGAAGAGTTTAACCGTGTGCTTGGTGGAGGTTTAGTTCCGGGGTCGTTAACACTCTTAGGGGGGGAGCCTGGTATTGGAAAGAGTACCTTGCTGCTTCAAATTTCATTAAAATTACCTTATAAAACCCTTTATGTTTCTGGTGAAGAGAGTCAGAAGCAAATTAAAATGCGTGCTGAGCGTATTAATCCGAATAACAATAATTGCTACATTTTAACGGAGACCAAAACGCAGAATATCTTTAAGCAGATTGAAGCTTTAGAGCCCGATGTGGTGATTGTCGATTCTATTCAAACCTTGCACAGCGATTATATAGAATCGTCTTCAGGAAGTATTTCTCAAATTAAAGAGTGTACAACCGAGCTGATTAAATTTGCAAAAGAAACGACAACGCCTGTTATTTTAATTGGTCACATCACGAAAGATGGCAATATCGCAGGACCAAAAATTCTGGAGCACATGGTTGACACGGTGCTTCAGTTTGAAGGCGATCGCAATCATATTTTTAGAATTTTAAGAGCAAATAAAAACCGATTTGGTTCAACCAACGAACTCGGAATATATGAAATGCAGGGTTCGGGATTGCGTGAGGTTACCAATCCATCAGAAATTCTTATTTCCAAAAAAGACGAAGAACTTTCAGGTAATGCAGTCGCTGCTACTTTAGAGGGAATGCGCCCGTTAATGATTGAAGTTCAGGCATTGGTAAGTACGGCGGTTTATGGTACGCCACAGCGTAGTGCAACCGGATTCAATGCTAAGCGATTGAATATGTTACTGGCAGTTTTAGAAAAACGAGCTGGGTTCAGACTTGGGGCTAAAGACGTCTTTTTAAACATCACTGGAGGTATTACAGTAGATGATCCTGCAATTGATTTGGCGGTTGTTGCATCCATTTTATCATCAAACGAAGATGTGGCTCTGGAAAAGGATTTTTGTTTTGCCGCCGAGGTGGGATTATCTGGAGAAATTCGCCCGGTGCAGCGCGTCGAACAACGCATTTTAGAGGCCGAAAAATTAGGATTTTCAACCATTTTTGTATCGAAATACAATAAGATTTCTCTTAAGAATACGGCGATAAAAATTCAAATGATATCAAAAATAGAAGATTTGGTAGGTTTTATTGTTTAA
- a CDS encoding ATP-dependent zinc protease family protein, whose product MSKKIIGRADIISFPKLGLFDINVKVDTGAYTSAIHCSEIVEENKTLKVTFHSDVHENFGKTEIVFDEYSRTNVKSSNGFKENRYKIKSEVIFFGKSYKINLTLSTRDDMRFPVLIGRQFLKRKFLVDVDLENVSYNYKNK is encoded by the coding sequence ATGAGCAAAAAAATTATAGGCAGGGCAGACATTATAAGCTTCCCTAAATTAGGCTTATTCGATATCAATGTTAAGGTTGATACGGGTGCCTATACCTCTGCAATTCATTGTTCTGAAATTGTTGAAGAGAACAAAACCCTTAAAGTTACGTTTCATAGCGACGTTCATGAAAATTTCGGGAAAACCGAAATCGTTTTCGACGAGTATTCGCGAACCAACGTAAAAAGCAGCAACGGCTTTAAAGAAAACAGATATAAAATTAAATCTGAGGTTATCTTTTTTGGTAAATCTTACAAGATTAACTTAACTTTAAGCACACGCGACGACATGAGATTTCCCGTATTAATTGGAAGACAGTTTTTAAAACGCAAATTTTTAGTTGATGTAGATTTAGAAAATGTTTCCTATAATTATAAAAACAAATGA
- a CDS encoding succinylglutamate desuccinylase/aspartoacylase family protein, giving the protein MNTTKPDILTILDTRIFPGESREVNFDVANLHTSSPVNVPVIIERAKKPGPVVLFTAGIHGDEVNGVEIVRQLIAKGINKPKCGTIICIPVINVFGFINLKREFPDGRDLNRVFPGSIDGSLASRVAHKLINEIVPYVDYIIDFHTGGSGRFNAPQIRITKENKQLNDLAKVFGAPFVLYSKNLNKSFRNTCYKLGKPMLLFEGGKSFHIDESVTNSGVNGSKRLLSHFGMLNLKSKSSKPKKETVFINESRWIRASFSGMFRASIPIGSQVKKGDILGHITDPYGKLNHEVKATNSGFIINVNEAPIVYQGDALFHISKKLKR; this is encoded by the coding sequence ATGAACACTACTAAACCGGATATTTTAACCATTCTCGACACCCGCATTTTTCCCGGGGAGAGCAGAGAAGTTAATTTTGATGTGGCCAACCTTCACACCTCATCACCGGTTAATGTTCCTGTTATTATTGAACGTGCTAAAAAACCTGGACCTGTTGTATTATTTACAGCAGGCATCCATGGAGATGAAGTTAATGGCGTTGAAATTGTAAGACAACTTATAGCTAAAGGCATTAATAAACCTAAATGCGGTACCATTATTTGTATTCCGGTTATTAATGTTTTTGGTTTTATAAACTTAAAGCGTGAATTCCCCGATGGGCGTGATTTAAATCGGGTATTCCCCGGAAGCATTGATGGTTCATTAGCAAGTCGGGTTGCTCATAAGCTCATTAATGAGATTGTACCTTATGTCGACTATATTATCGATTTTCATACGGGAGGTTCAGGACGTTTTAATGCTCCGCAAATACGAATTACTAAAGAAAACAAACAGTTAAATGATTTAGCTAAGGTTTTTGGAGCTCCGTTTGTTTTATATTCAAAGAATCTAAACAAATCGTTCAGAAATACCTGCTATAAATTAGGCAAGCCCATGCTCCTTTTTGAAGGCGGAAAATCGTTTCACATTGATGAATCGGTTACGAATTCAGGCGTTAATGGCTCCAAACGCTTACTGAGTCATTTTGGAATGCTGAATCTGAAATCGAAATCTTCAAAACCTAAAAAAGAAACGGTATTTATTAACGAAAGCCGATGGATTCGTGCCAGCTTTTCCGGGATGTTTCGTGCTTCCATCCCTATTGGGTCTCAGGTAAAGAAAGGTGATATTTTAGGACATATTACAGATCCTTACGGCAAATTAAACCACGAAGTAAAAGCAACAAATTCAGGCTTTATAATTAATGTAAATGAAGCGCCCATCGTATATCAAGGTGATGCCCTTTTTCATATTTCAAAAAAATTAAAACGCTAA